The Hydrogenobacter sp. T-2 region ATGCTATTGTGTGTCTTTCTCTTGGGCTTGGGCTTGAGAACCTTTGGAACATACATATGGATAACACTGGTATAACACAGCTAAGATATAAGGCTGGAAGGTTTGAACTAAAACATCTCAATAGACTTTGTCATATGAAAGGGCTTTAAGGAGCTCTTCACAGCCCAAAAACTCAAAAACCCTACCTTCTTCTGTTATATCTATTCTTACAGTGCATGTGCATATACTTAGACCCTCTCCCCACTCTACCACGAGGACACCTTTGCCAACAAACTCCTCAAGGTCAAGGTCTTTTACCCTGTATAGGTCTGCATGCATTAGGATTCCCTTTCTTGTAGGATATTCGTTTATCAAAGTAAAGGTAGGGCTACGCACCTGGTAGCCTTGAAGTAGACCCATACCTTCCGCTATACCCCTTACCAGAGTAGTTTTGCCTGCACCAAGAGGACCAATAAGACAGATAACCTCCGAACCCTTTAGGCTTTTTCCTATCAATTCTCCGAGCTTAAGAGTTTCTCTTTCAGAGCTGGAAAATATACGCACCAATGTTATATTATAAACACTATGGAATTTTACTTTTTCCCTGATGTCTATGCGGACAGGTATCTTGTGGATTCTTACATAATATCCTTTAAGCTAAAGGACAAAAGCTGTATAAGGACAAGGGAGTGGGAAGGTAGAGAGTATGTGGTAGAAGTTCTTGACTGGGAAGCCTTTAAGGAAAGTGCCTACGATATAGTGCTTTATGAGTATGGAGATGAGGTAGCGAGGTTTTCAGATATAGAAACCGCACTTTCTGAGGCATATAAAATGGCATGTCTTGAGGCTTCAAGACGCATACCCAAGGTTATTGAGCCAGCACTCGGTGTAGGCAATCCACCCATACAGGTTGTGGAAAGGGTTTTTCCCCTTAGCTTTAAGGCTGAAGCCTTTCCAGAAGACCTTGATAGCTTTCTTGATCACCTTGTTAAGAATGTTGAAATAGAAACCTTAGAATGGGAGAAGGCGGACGATGACGAAATACCTTTCTAACCTTCTTGAAGAGCTTACGCCTAAGAGAATAGTAGAGGAGCTTGACAGATATATAGTGGGTCAGGAAAGTGCCAAAAAGGCAGTTGCCATAGCCCTAAGAAACAGGTGGAGAAGACAGAAGTTGCCAGAGCATATAAGGGACGAGGTGGCACCCAAGAACCTCCTTATGATTGGTCCCACAGGAGTGGGAAAGACAGAAATAGCACGCAGAATAGCCCAGCTTATAAAAGCTCCCTTTGTCAAGGTGGAAGCCACAAAGTATACGGAGATAGGTTATGTGGGAAGGGACGTGGAGTCTATGGTTAGAGAGCTCGTTGAGGTTTCTTACCAGATGGTAAAGCAGGAAAAGATGCAAGAGGTGAGAGAAAGAGCAAAGAGGCTTGCGGAAGAGAGGCTTCTTGACTACCTTGTCCCTCAACAGCTGAGCTTTGGAATAAGAAGCCCTCAGGATGCAGGTAAAAGAGAGGAAATGAGAGAAAAGCTAAAGAAAGGAGAGTTGGAAGACAGAGTTATAGAGGTTGAGGTTCAAGAAAAGTTTGTGCCGGTGATAGGCATAGCTGGACCTCCGGGTCTTGAGGAGCTTGAAGAACAGCTCAGAAACATGCTCGGTGGCCTCGGCGGTGGTAGGAAGAGGAGAAAGCTCAAAGTAAAAGAAGCACTCCAGGTCTTTGAATCAGAGGAGGCGGAGAAGCTCATAGACCAAGAGGAGGTAGCAAGGGAAGCCATAAGCAGGGCGGAGAACTTTGGAATAATCTTTATAGATGAGATAGACAAAATTGCGGTAAAAACTCCAGGAGCAGGTCCCGGAGTATCACGAGAAGGAGTTCAAAGAGACCTCTTACCCATAGTGGAGGGAACGGTGGTAAAGACCAAGTATGGGCCTGTGAGAACAGACCACATACTCTTTATTGCAGCGGGTGCCTTTCATATAGCCAAGCCTTCAGACCTTATGCCAGAACTTCAGGGAAGGTTTCCCATAAGGGTTGAGCTGAACCCTCTCACAAGAGAGGACTTTGTGAGAATACTAAAAGAGCCAAAAAATGCACTTACGGTGCAGTATACAGAGCTTCTCAAAACAGAAGGAGTTGAGCTTGAGTTTACTGATGATGCCCTCGAGGAGATAGCACGCATTGCGGAGGAAGCCAACAATCGCACGGAAAACATAGGTGCAAGAAGGCTTCATACGGTAATGGAGAAGCTACTTGAGGACATATCCTTTAACGCACCGGAGCTTGCAAGTCAAAGGATAATAATAGATGCAAGGTTTGTAAGGGCAAAGCTCGAGGGTATAGTAAAGGATGTGGAGCTTTCCAAATACATACTATGAGGGACTTATTAGAAAGGGTTGAGGAGCTTCTTTTACTTCAGGAAAAGTTGGTAAACCTCCTACTCATTTCTGGCACTCAAAAGGCAAGACTTAGCGTAAACACCGCCTTTGATATTCTCTATTATAACGTTGAGCTTCTTGACATGATAGGTGAACTATTGAGCTCCCCAGAGGAGCTAAGAGAGGATTATGCGGTTAATCTCATACTTGAAGCCTTGTCTTGGATGGGGTTTATACTTCCTGCGGTGGAGGAATCCTGTCCCATATTTCTACATGGTTTATTGGAAGTAGACCC contains the following coding sequences:
- the hslU gene encoding ATP-dependent protease ATPase subunit HslU, which translates into the protein MTKYLSNLLEELTPKRIVEELDRYIVGQESAKKAVAIALRNRWRRQKLPEHIRDEVAPKNLLMIGPTGVGKTEIARRIAQLIKAPFVKVEATKYTEIGYVGRDVESMVRELVEVSYQMVKQEKMQEVRERAKRLAEERLLDYLVPQQLSFGIRSPQDAGKREEMREKLKKGELEDRVIEVEVQEKFVPVIGIAGPPGLEELEEQLRNMLGGLGGGRKRRKLKVKEALQVFESEEAEKLIDQEEVAREAISRAENFGIIFIDEIDKIAVKTPGAGPGVSREGVQRDLLPIVEGTVVKTKYGPVRTDHILFIAAGAFHIAKPSDLMPELQGRFPIRVELNPLTREDFVRILKEPKNALTVQYTELLKTEGVELEFTDDALEEIARIAEEANNRTENIGARRLHTVMEKLLEDISFNAPELASQRIIIDARFVRAKLEGIVKDVELSKYIL
- the tsaE gene encoding tRNA (adenosine(37)-N6)-threonylcarbamoyltransferase complex ATPase subunit type 1 TsaE, with product MRIFSSSERETLKLGELIGKSLKGSEVICLIGPLGAGKTTLVRGIAEGMGLLQGYQVRSPTFTLINEYPTRKGILMHADLYRVKDLDLEEFVGKGVLVVEWGEGLSICTCTVRIDITEEGRVFEFLGCEELLKALSYDKVY